TTAATCGACTAGGGCCAAATCAGTGTAATACGATCATCCCTTCCGGCACAGCAGCTTATTAGTGCTGGAATATGTTTTTCCATAATAGAATTTGCTATCGCAGCTAAGTTGCCCATGTAGCAGAATTATGGCAGCTCGTTTTGTTTACACACTTTTGCTTCATCTAATCTTTCCAAACCTTTTCATATAAGTAGGTCGATGTTGGTAGCAATTGTTGTTCATTGCAACAACATGGTGGTGATTTTTTGCATGATCAGGAAAAAACCACCTCGAACGATTTATGAATTTGATTACTTATTTAAACGATCGATTCGTGCGGTCTGCTTGTTCATTTGATTGCGTTCAACGGAAACGCTGTGGCGGCCGGGTCGTGCCTTTTGCATAACGCAGGCAAGACGTCTTTTAGAACCAAAGTTGAGGATCAATGTCATGCGTAGAATATTAATTCCACCACCTGGTAATGGCTAATCGGCACACGACGATCGTCGCCACTCCACCGGTCGGTCGAAAGTCCTTGAACATTCACTGTAGCAGAGCTGTGCCGTGGTCAGAGAAGGGAATGTGGACGGCTTTTTGATGCGTGCGTACGATACGCAACGCTCTTCCACAACACACAAGCCGTAACAAAGCTGTTTTTGGTGCGGTCGCTTTTCTTCGTGTTATGGTGGTTTCTTTATCGTGTGTGGTCAAGCGCAATGTTCGCATCGCGTTCTAAAGCCAGCAACTTTAACCGTGTGCCATCAACGCATCccacaaaatgtaaacaaaacatttgcccCAACGTCTGACGAAGGGCTACATCCACGCACACCCACTCCGTTcgcttcccacacacacacggtggcaTGGTGGTGAAGTTAGGCACTCTAAGTAGGCCAAGACGCATTTGAAGAAACTGTTTCGCCTGTGAAATATCGAAAAACCTTTATCAAAATGTGTGTTCCCATTGCTTGTGGTTACCTTATCGCTGATCCACGAAAGACTTTCGGTGTCCTCCGCTTGCATCATGGTTGTTGCGCTGTCGTTCGTAAGATGTCTCCAGTTTTCAAACCATCAACGATGTACGGAGCGAAGAAAGGCAGTGTAATTAGGTCCGGTTGGCCCGTGTAGCCACTTTCTCCACTGGATGATTGTACAGCCAGGAACCGCTCACCAGTGGTTTGTGGCTGCTGTGGCCTTGATAGAGCCTTCGTTACACGCTTATCGACAAGGGGGTTTATTTCAGCGACAAAAGCACACACTCTTTACTGGTAACCAGAGGGCTTCCTCTCTTCCATCCGACACAGCAAGTCGTGTGAACGTAAACATGCAAAGGGTTCGGCCAGCCTTCTCTGCCTATCCGCGGAGTGTGACGCTTCGTGACCTTGGCTGGTCAAGAGGCTGCTCCTGCTGCTCGTTCTGCTCTTTTGAGCTCTCACACCCGAGCGATAGAGAGCGCGCGCACACGTATTAGATGGACAGCGTGCCAAAAAGAGTAACAGAGTTCCGCctccgtgcgtgtgtgtgtgtgtgtgggattgTGGCCCAGGGTGTGAAAAGGAAGGGGGTTTGATATTTCTACTACGCAACAGTTCAAACGGAAATCCTTCACATTGCTTCCGGTTAACGAGCTCTCGTTCAATGTTATCCACACAGGTGCATACAGCTACACAGAGATGATGGAACGAatcttttttcctgcttttctgATGACAAATTCGAAGCAGTTGGCGAGGGCTTACCCCGATGGGATGCTGGcaattttgtaaacaaagaACGCACCTCTTCGTTGCAGAAGAGGTGGAAGAGGAACaaaattgtggaaaataaatacgatTCTCAACGAATACcgtacatacacacgcacagacGATCGTCCGCAGGATGACGTTCGTCGAATTAACACATTAAAAACACACTGCTAATCAATTCACTTTCTAAACAACACTTCcaagaacacaaaacattcacaattgCTAGCGTACGAAGCACTGCCCGCCGAGATTGGGCTCGCAAGAAGGCAGGCTCTTCCTGTGCAGCAATAGTAAGATTTTCAGTCACTGCTTCTGAAAAGCACTGCGCCACAAGGTGGCAAATACGCGTCGTGCTGTGCGGCAGCGTATCAGCGATGATAAGCAGGTTATTTTCACGATTTTCGGAGcttctgtttttcttcgctgATTCACACGCACTGCTTCTGCGACTTTTTTGCTTTAACTCCCTACTGACACTTCGCTTTGGTAGTGTTGGTGTGGTGGGTTGTAAATAACAAAGAACGTTTGCCGACGTTCGTTTTTTGTCAAATAACAGCAATAATATGTCGAGTTATCGGTTGATTCTAACAATTGTATTGCTCATGTTTTACAAATACGGGTGCATTACAATTTTACGAACATAAAATCACAACTTTTGAACCAACTTCCCAAATTCGCTGGTTTTCCACGTTTGCACGCTGTCGACTCTTTAGCTAGTCAGCTATAAACCTACAGCTTGAGTTTTATAGCATCTTTGGCAGCGCGCTCCTataccaaaacataaacaaccgCACATTTCCTCGCACGCACACCGTGGAAACTTTCGCTTTCTCAGCCACAAATAATAAtccaaaagtaaaaaaactaTCATCCGGTTCGGTAATATATTCGGTGGAAGATTGCTTAAATTAAGTGATACTTTTGACTCCACAAGTCTCGAGACTgatttgtgtttcaattttaaaaatcaCCAACCATGTCTGCCTGCCGCGTTAGAACACCGGTAAACGAAAAGATTCCTTGGCTCGCCGATACTGCTGGGAGCCCCGCTGATCACTGATAAGCCTTATAttgataatttcatttattgcTGTTTTGTAGAACAAAATCCGCTCTTTGCTTAAGGTAACCGGGTTGGGTGCTGGCGTATTTAGCGCGTACAGCGTGTGGCGGGGAGATGAGAAGTTCTACAACAACGTGTTCATGCCAATCGTCCGGCTCATACCGCCGGAAACGGCACACGATCTAGCGGTTCTCGGCGTCAGGTTAAAATTGTTCCGCCCCGCGCACCAAGACACGGAACGGCTGCGGACACATTTACTCGGTATGACGTTCAGCAATCCGATCGGTATAGCGGCCGGTTTTGACAAGCACGGCGAAGCGGTCCAGGGCTTGCAGCtgatcggtttcggttttgtaGAGATCGGATCGGTTACTCCTGAACCACAACCGGGCAATGCAAGGCCACGCATCTTTCGCCTGAACGAGGACAAAGCCATCGTTAACCGGTACGGGTTCAACAGTGAAGGGCACGACGTGGTATACGATCGTTTACGACAATCTCGCGAACAGGAACATCCCGAGCAAAGAGTAACGCTTGGTATAAATTTgggcaaaaacaaactgtcCCTTGATGCGGTCACAGACTACGTGCAGGGTGTGAAGCGCTTCGGCAGTTTGGCTGACTATCTGGTGATCAATGTGAGCAGCCCGAATACGCCCGGATTGCGCAGTTTGCAGAGCAAAAGCACGCTACAAACGTTGCTAACAGAGGTGCTTAAGGCACGTGCAACACTGCCGGCCCATGAGCAAAGACCGATACTGCTTAAGCTCGCCCCGGACCTTTCGGAGGAAGATCTGCGTGAGATAGTGGACGTTATTAAGGCCAAGGCCTGCGCAGTGGATGGACTGATCGTTTCAAACACAACCATTGACCGACCATCTACGCTGAGAAGCAATAATGCCGGGCAGCTCGGTGGTTTGAGTGGACCACCATTGAAGCACCGTTCGACTGCGATgatcgccaaggtgtacaagcTGACAGAGGGAAAGATACCGATCATAGGCGTGGGTGGCATTTTTACGGGTGAGGATGCGTTTGAAAAAATTGAAGCCGGTGCCAGTGCGGTGCAGTTGTACACGTCCTTCATTTTCCACGGGCCGCCGGTAGTGCCGAAAATTAAACGCGAATTGGAACGCATGCTGGAAGCGAACGGGTACGCCAACGTGCAGGATGCTGTCGGTAAGGGGGTGGACAAATATTTGTCATGAATGTGATGCTCCTCAGGAATAATATTAAGCTAAAAAGTGAGTCGAaatatatatttgttttatatagTTGCGAAATTtaccggtgtttttttttcgcaagcgcattttatttaattttcaccggGAACATGAAGCTCCGAACTGCGGACTATACACACTCAACCTATCGCGGAAACTGACATCTCTGTCACACGCGGGCGTTGATTCTCCTGTCCTGCTCATCCCCTCGGCAATGCGTCAAAGTACATATGTcaaaagtaaaatgaaaaaagcaaaggaaaatttTCTCTCGATGCGGAGCGATAGCGCTTTTCCGTCTGGCGTGTTTTGATCCATTTTTCCTACTTATTTGTCCATTAAATCTAGTGAAAAGTGTATTTTGCATCAGAAGCTTTCCTTTGCGTTGTGTGAAACCCGAAAGTGATGTCATATAGCAACAGTAGCAGCTATTAAACGAATCAAACACAGCGGGCACAataacaacacacatacacacgcacacacggggTCACAGTACGGCAGTAGCAGGAACGGGCAAATGAGCGATGTCGCTTTTccggaaaccaaaaaaacctaTCCAACGGCGCGTTTTCAGCGGGtacgatgatgaggatgaagaGAACCACAATGCATCCTTCAAGGACTCCGGCCCACACAGCGTCAGCAATGGAAGTGATAATGGGAGTGACACCAATCGACCTGTACCGATGGATACCGATCCCACGCCGGAAGGTCCGGCGGTAGCGGTTATACCGACCGGGTCCGAACACCGCAAGCGAAAAGAACACCGTGCGGAATCTTCCTCTAAGGGCTCGTTGAAAGCGATTCCGAGCACCAAACCCTCTTTGCTTAGTTTCG
This region of Anopheles marshallii chromosome 2, idAnoMarsDA_429_01, whole genome shotgun sequence genomic DNA includes:
- the LOC128707168 gene encoding dihydroorotate dehydrogenase (quinone), mitochondrial translates to MSACRVRTPNKIRSLLKVTGLGAGVFSAYSVWRGDEKFYNNVFMPIVRLIPPETAHDLAVLGVRLKLFRPAHQDTERLRTHLLGMTFSNPIGIAAGFDKHGEAVQGLQLIGFGFVEIGSVTPEPQPGNARPRIFRLNEDKAIVNRYGFNSEGHDVVYDRLRQSREQEHPEQRVTLGINLGKNKLSLDAVTDYVQGVKRFGSLADYLVINVSSPNTPGLRSLQSKSTLQTLLTEVLKARATLPAHEQRPILLKLAPDLSEEDLREIVDVIKAKACAVDGLIVSNTTIDRPSTLRSNNAGQLGGLSGPPLKHRSTAMIAKVYKLTEGKIPIIGVGGIFTGEDAFEKIEAGASAVQLYTSFIFHGPPVVPKIKRELERMLEANGYANVQDAVGKGVDKYLS